From the genome of Candidatus Competibacteraceae bacterium:
TCACGAGCTTTTTGCGAACTCGAGCTTTGACAAGGATGAACTGACCGTGGTCTGGCAGACGGTCAATGTGGAGCACGCCCGCCGCCACGAAACGCCGCTGCCCAATGCCCGGTTGGAGGCGTTATCCTGGGCGCCTTCATGTTGTTGGGGGCACGACGAAGTTCTTCGAGCCCTTCACGACCCTGTTCGCGAACCAGATTGCCCTAAGCCAGTTGCCCTGGCCGAGACTGTCTGCCATCGTCGGACAGGCCGGTAAAATTTCAAGCGGATTGCTGCGGATTGCTGCTGTTGGCATTCTTCGCCTTTGACAAGAAATTCGCGGGCGTGGTGGGGGACAAGATCTTTTACCTGACGAACCTGTTGATCGTGGCCATTATGCTGGTTGCCGTCTACATGCATTTGCACCCGAATGTCCCCGCCGAGACCTTACTTTGGCCTGCGCCAGAAACTCACCACCGCTCGCTCGTCGTCCCATCGCCACACCTTCTCATCCGCGATGGCTGGCGAACCCGGCCGGCTTCAGAATTTGAACTCGTCGATCAACAACTGCATCTGCAACAGCGTCTGCATGTTGATGTTCTGGATGCGGAAGCCGGTGTCGTAGAAATCGGGATTGATGTCTCGACCGCTCCACAGGCTTTCCGCCTCCAGCGAGATGCGTTGTCGCGAATTGCCTTCCCTGGGAACATCCACCCATAACCGGAAAATTTGGTTGACCGGGATGGGGCGGTCGCTAACCAGTCGCATGCCTTCCTTGTTGATATCGACAATGTGGCCCAATAACACTTGATCGTCCTGATTGTAGACGCGCAGGTACATCACCAGATACCAGCGTTTGAGCCGACGCTGTTCGGCTCCGGGCGGGTCGGGAGGGCTCATGGCGATCTCTTGGCCTGTTTGCAATGCCGTTGCGCCACTCGCGGTAAGCATCCGCGGAGCGCACAGGTCGTTGGAGGAAAAGACCGTGCCTGGTCGAGAGTGGCGTTCATCGTCGGGCGTTTCAGGCCGGTACGGCTGGATTAAGGCTGTAAGTAACCGTCAAACTGGCTTGATCCAGCACATGTCCGGCAATCGCGGCGAGCATCTCGGGGCCGGTAAATTCGCCATCCACCGGACAGCGCTCCACATCGAGCGCGTACAGCGTGAAGATATAATGATGCACGATGCTGTCGTTCCAGGGCGGGCATGGGCCGTCGTAACCGAAGTAGCGGCCAGCCATCGCCGGGTCGCTGGCAAACCATTCCCGATAGTTATTGATGCCCTGGCGGGTGCCGCGCGGGCCGTCCGGCCCCGGCTTGCCGCCGGGCGCGATGCCCTCGGAGAACTCGCCGGCCAAAATCTGCGCGGGTTCGGGGGGCAGGTCCACCAGTATCCAGTGATGGAAATCGGTACGCGGCAGACTGGCCGGAACCTCCCGCCCTTCCTGGTTGACGTCGTCCGCCTGGGTCGGTACGTCCGGGTCGTGGCAGACCAGCGCCAGCGAGCGGGTTTCCGGCGGCAGATCACTCCACTGGAGTGGTGGGTTGGTGTTGGACCCAAGCACGACGTGCTGTTGGGGGTCGGCAACGCCGAAGGCGAACTCGGCGGGGATCGGTTGATGATCGCGCAAGACGGGGCTAGTCAGTTTCATGCACTCTTTCCTTCAATCAGAGTGTGGCCGGGAGTGGTATCGACGCGTCGGCGGCGAGGGGCGCGACCGATGTATCGGGAGCCGGGATTGCTCTGGCATTCGACCGGTCAAGGTAGCGGTATTCGCTTGACCTGTCTTCGCCGTTCTTAAAGAATTGCCGTGGCTCGTGAACGATCCGGGCAATGGGTTTGCTTTTTATCGATCTATGATAACGCATACAACATAGCACGTTAATTCGCGATGCCGGCAAATGGAATTGATCGCCTCCGCCGCGAAGCCACCACGGAAGCCATCGTGGTGGCGACGACCCAGGCGGGTACTTGACTGGCGAGCCGATCCGGCGTTTTGACCGTGGTTTCCGCACCAGAGGATGGAGGTCTATTGGACCCATGAGCGATCGAAGCGCGCGAGGTGAACTCACGGGGAGCGCGTTCCCGGAAGGCGATGGCCTTGGCACCGAAGCCGAGGAAGGGCTGAAAACCGGCCAGCCGGTGGCGACGGTCTCTTCGAAACTTCCCGACGGCGCACGACCGGTCGCTTACCCGCGACGGGCACCGTTCAGAACGGCGCTGCACATGGTGGGCTTGTTGCTGGTTTTGTTCAGCACCACCATGTTGCCGCCGATCGTGGTGGCGTGGTGGTACGACGATCTTCATGTCGTGATGCCGTTCGCCGAGACCCTGGCCGCCACCTTGGGGCTGGGCTTGCTGTGCTGGTTGCCGGTGTGCCGGTTCAAGGTCGATCTGCGCAACCGCGACGGCTTTGTGGTGGTGGTGGCGTTCTGGGTGCTGCTGTCGCTGCTGGGCACGCTGCCGTTCATGCTGGCGGAGCAACCGGATATTTCTTTCCTGGATGCCTGGTTCGAGACCACCTCCGGGCTGACCACCACCGGCGCCACCATCCTGTCCGACCTGGACGCCCTGCCCAAGGCGATCTTGTACTACCGGGCGCAAATGCACTTTTTCGGCGGCATGGGCATCG
Proteins encoded in this window:
- a CDS encoding PilZ domain-containing protein; this encodes MSPPDPPGAEQRRLKRWYLVMYLRVYNQDDQVLLGHIVDINKEGMRLVSDRPIPVNQIFRLWVDVPREGNSRQRISLEAESLWSGRDINPDFYDTGFRIQNINMQTLLQMQLLIDEFKF
- a CDS encoding YbhB/YbcL family Raf kinase inhibitor-like protein, with the protein product MKLTSPVLRDHQPIPAEFAFGVADPQQHVVLGSNTNPPLQWSDLPPETRSLALVCHDPDVPTQADDVNQEGREVPASLPRTDFHHWILVDLPPEPAQILAGEFSEGIAPGGKPGPDGPRGTRQGINNYREWFASDPAMAGRYFGYDGPCPPWNDSIVHHYIFTLYALDVERCPVDGEFTGPEMLAAIAGHVLDQASLTVTYSLNPAVPA